In Synechococcus sp. Nb3U1, one DNA window encodes the following:
- a CDS encoding ABC transporter ATP-binding protein has translation MQLSHVASGRTGIPTDTPLVQMQGIRKSFPAVLANDGVDFELRSGEIHALLGENGAGKTTLMNILAGLYQPDEGKICLRGQSVQIKSPRQAIQMGIGMVHQHFMLVQSFTVADNIVLGQGLPRLDKQRFGWLQEDAKQLHQELRQLAERYGLQVDPAARVAELSVGEQQRVEILKAIYRGADILILDEPTAVLTPQEVEELLQTLRALAAQGAGIVFISHKLKEVLALCHRVTVLRDGKTVATVAVAEHLQTLGSAGCERLLAQRMVGREIQPASWGGEQCSPGDPILRLEGVVALSNRGLPALQGIHLQVRAGEIVGVAGVDGNGQRELEEVIAGLRPIQSGSVQFAGSGAVNLAHIPSDRYSMGLLSDFSVAENAVLRDIERDPYCRRGWLDWRAIARFAQQLVLQFTVKTPSIQTRAGKLSGGNAQKLVLGRELARQPQLILAAQPTRGLDISAIEYVHHQLLQQRQAGAGILLISTELEEILQLSDRIVVLYEGKIRGETSAETVDIHQLGLWMAGRD, from the coding sequence ATGCAGCTTTCTCACGTTGCTTCTGGCCGCACCGGGATCCCCACAGACACGCCACTGGTGCAGATGCAGGGGATCCGCAAATCTTTTCCGGCGGTACTGGCCAATGACGGAGTGGATTTTGAACTGCGCTCAGGGGAGATCCACGCCCTCTTAGGAGAAAATGGAGCCGGCAAAACCACCCTGATGAACATCCTGGCTGGCCTCTACCAACCGGATGAGGGAAAAATTTGCCTGCGCGGCCAATCGGTGCAAATCAAATCCCCGCGCCAGGCCATCCAGATGGGAATTGGCATGGTGCATCAGCACTTTATGTTGGTACAAAGCTTCACGGTGGCGGACAACATCGTTTTGGGGCAGGGCTTGCCAAGGCTCGACAAGCAGAGATTCGGCTGGCTTCAGGAGGATGCCAAACAGCTACACCAAGAGTTGCGGCAACTGGCGGAGCGCTACGGATTGCAGGTGGATCCGGCGGCTCGGGTGGCCGAGCTTTCGGTGGGGGAGCAACAGCGGGTGGAGATCCTCAAGGCGATCTATCGCGGTGCCGATATTTTGATCTTGGATGAGCCGACGGCGGTGCTGACCCCCCAGGAAGTAGAGGAGCTGTTGCAGACGCTGCGGGCTTTGGCTGCTCAGGGGGCGGGCATCGTTTTTATTTCCCACAAACTGAAGGAGGTGCTAGCCCTCTGTCATCGGGTCACGGTGCTGCGGGATGGCAAAACGGTTGCTACGGTGGCAGTAGCCGAACATCTGCAAACTTTGGGATCCGCAGGATGTGAACGGCTGCTGGCCCAGAGGATGGTGGGGCGGGAGATCCAACCAGCCTCTTGGGGGGGGGAACAATGCTCGCCGGGGGATCCTATTCTACGGTTGGAGGGGGTGGTGGCCTTGAGTAACCGGGGTTTGCCCGCGTTGCAAGGGATCCACTTACAGGTGCGCGCCGGAGAAATTGTCGGGGTGGCGGGGGTGGATGGCAACGGCCAACGGGAACTGGAGGAAGTCATCGCCGGGTTACGGCCCATCCAAAGTGGCTCGGTGCAGTTTGCCGGATCAGGAGCAGTGAACTTGGCTCATATTCCCTCGGATCGCTACAGCATGGGCTTGCTCTCAGACTTTAGCGTGGCAGAAAATGCCGTGTTACGGGATATAGAGCGGGATCCCTATTGTCGGCGGGGTTGGCTGGATTGGCGGGCAATTGCCCGATTTGCACAGCAGTTGGTGCTGCAATTTACGGTGAAAACCCCTTCGATTCAAACGCGGGCCGGGAAACTCTCGGGGGGCAATGCGCAAAAGTTGGTCTTGGGGCGAGAGCTAGCCCGACAACCGCAGTTGATTTTAGCGGCCCAACCGACGCGAGGGCTGGATATTAGCGCCATTGAATATGTACATCATCAACTGTTGCAACAACGGCAGGCGGGGGCGGGCATCCTGCTCATTTCCACAGAACTGGAGGAGATCCTGCAACTGAGCGACCGGATCGTGGTGCTCTACGAGGGGAAAATTCGCGGCGAAACCTCGGCAGAAACAGTGGATATTCATCAATTGGGCCTGTGGATGGCGGGGAGAGACTAG
- a CDS encoding ABC transporter permease, with the protein MQGWLSRSAGLGKGEPDFGSWRSLLGLPLLGAGVALLLGALLIPLAGHNPFLAYGVMLQGAFGSQRSLTETALRATPLLIMGLGLTIAFRCKVWNIGAEGQYHLGALAGAVVALNMAEQPAWLVLPLMLLAGIAGGLLWSGLAGWLHLKRGMNLIIVTLMLNYIGILWVRYMARSPLRDPRGFLPESAQFAAVARLPRLLDTRLHLGVVVAVLLVGILYVLLWRTPLGFQLRAVGSRASVARTMGIPVERTIWIALLISGALAGLAGIIEVSTTITRLKGTISDHYGFSAILVALLGQLQPLGVLVAAFLFSALNIGAEALQVRMQIPAAVAQVIQALVVLLVLAGDALARNQGNR; encoded by the coding sequence ATGCAGGGGTGGCTTTCGCGTTCGGCTGGATTGGGCAAGGGTGAGCCGGACTTTGGCTCGTGGAGATCTCTGCTGGGCTTGCCACTGTTGGGGGCGGGGGTGGCGCTGTTGTTGGGGGCACTGTTGATCCCTCTGGCAGGGCATAACCCGTTTCTGGCCTATGGGGTGATGCTTCAGGGGGCTTTTGGCAGCCAACGCTCCCTCACAGAAACGGCATTGCGGGCAACTCCGCTGTTGATCATGGGGTTGGGGTTGACGATTGCCTTTCGCTGCAAGGTGTGGAATATCGGCGCTGAAGGGCAGTATCACCTGGGGGCCTTGGCGGGGGCGGTGGTGGCCCTGAATATGGCGGAGCAACCGGCTTGGCTAGTGCTGCCGCTGATGTTGCTGGCGGGGATCGCTGGGGGCTTGCTGTGGAGCGGTTTGGCGGGCTGGCTGCACCTGAAGCGGGGTATGAATTTGATCATCGTCACCCTGATGCTGAACTACATCGGCATTTTGTGGGTGCGCTACATGGCTCGTAGCCCCTTGCGGGATCCTAGGGGTTTTTTGCCGGAATCGGCCCAGTTTGCGGCGGTGGCCCGCTTGCCCCGGCTGCTGGATACGCGGCTGCACCTGGGGGTGGTAGTGGCGGTGCTCTTAGTTGGGATCCTCTACGTGCTGTTGTGGCGAACACCGTTGGGGTTTCAGTTGCGAGCGGTGGGATCCCGTGCCAGTGTGGCTCGCACGATGGGGATCCCGGTAGAACGAACGATCTGGATCGCCCTATTGATTAGTGGCGCGCTGGCGGGCTTGGCAGGCATCATTGAAGTTAGCACCACCATCACCCGTTTGAAGGGAACGATTTCTGACCATTACGGGTTTAGTGCCATTTTGGTAGCTTTGTTGGGGCAATTGCAGCCGCTGGGAGTGTTGGTGGCGGCCTTTTTGTTTTCGGCCTTGAACATTGGGGCGGAGGCATTGCAGGTGCGGATGCAGATCCCGGCGGCGGTGGCTCAGGTGATTCAGGCACTGGTGGTACTGCTGGTGTTGGCGGGGGATGCTTTGGCCAGGAATCAAGGCAACAGGTGA